The Marinobacter subterrani genome has a segment encoding these proteins:
- the metF gene encoding methylenetetrahydrofolate reductase [NAD(P)H]: MQSQKQFRRRFSFEFFPPKTDQGKEKLQNVRNRLAEVNPDFFSVTFGAGGSTRDRTIETVLNLHQQGISTAPHLSCVGGTREGISELLDVYKENGINRIVALRGDMPSGMGAAGELRYANELVEFIREHSGDHFNLEVAAYPEFHPQARNAEEDLQNFARKVKAGANSAITQYFFNADSYFYFIDRLEKMGVTIPVVPGIMPIVNFSSLVRFSDMCGAEIPRWIRKQLEAYGDDSESIRKFGEEVVTDMCEKLLKAGAPGLHFYTLNQAEPSISIWKNLGISEREKIAF; this comes from the coding sequence ATGCAATCCCAGAAACAGTTCAGGCGCCGTTTCAGCTTTGAGTTTTTCCCGCCCAAGACCGACCAGGGCAAGGAAAAGCTGCAGAACGTGCGCAACCGGCTGGCCGAGGTGAATCCGGACTTTTTCTCCGTCACCTTCGGGGCCGGTGGTTCCACCCGGGACCGCACCATTGAGACCGTGCTCAACCTGCACCAGCAGGGCATTTCCACGGCACCGCACCTGTCCTGCGTCGGGGGCACCCGCGAGGGAATCAGCGAGCTGCTGGATGTGTACAAAGAAAACGGGATCAACCGGATTGTCGCCCTTCGGGGCGACATGCCCTCCGGTATGGGTGCGGCGGGCGAGCTGCGCTACGCCAATGAGCTGGTGGAGTTTATCCGCGAGCACAGCGGCGACCATTTCAACCTGGAAGTGGCAGCCTACCCTGAGTTTCATCCTCAGGCCCGCAATGCCGAGGAAGATCTGCAGAACTTTGCCCGCAAGGTGAAGGCCGGCGCCAACAGTGCCATTACCCAGTACTTCTTCAATGCAGACAGCTACTTCTATTTCATTGACCGTCTGGAGAAGATGGGCGTCACCATTCCGGTGGTGCCGGGCATCATGCCCATCGTCAACTTCTCCAGCCTGGTGCGCTTCTCCGACATGTGCGGTGCGGAAATCCCGCGCTGGATTCGCAAGCAGCTCGAAGCCTACGGCGACGACAGCGAATCCATCCGCAAGTTCGGTGAGGAAGTGGTAACCGACATGTGTGAAAAGCTCCTGAAGGCCGGTGCGCCGGGCTTGCATTTCTACACCCTCAACCAGGCAGAACCCAGCATCAGCATCTGGAAGAACCTGGGCATCAGTGAGCGGGAAAAGATCGCTTTCTGA
- a CDS encoding type II toxin-antitoxin system Phd/YefM family antitoxin, protein MAKAPCKKTNKSFEQTLWDTADKLRGALPDNYFSRLGIDVSKLAEKSVSISALRNNPAQHFGDQPIAVLSHNKPAGYVLGAELFEEMMKLIGDKEAACGAGFTGSDQLLKQALLSLRKR, encoded by the coding sequence ATGGCCAAAGCCCCCTGCAAGAAAACCAACAAAAGCTTCGAACAGACCCTCTGGGACACCGCCGACAAACTGCGCGGCGCCCTGCCGGACAACTACTTCTCCCGCCTGGGCATCGATGTGAGCAAACTGGCGGAGAAATCCGTAAGCATCTCTGCGTTACGCAACAATCCTGCGCAGCATTTTGGCGATCAGCCCATTGCCGTTCTGAGCCACAACAAGCCCGCAGGCTATGTGCTCGGCGCGGAACTGTTCGAGGAAATGATGAAACTGATAGGCGACAAGGAAGCCGCTTGCGGAGCTGGTTTCACGGGGTCGGATCAGCTCCTGAAACAGGCCTTGTTGTCGTTACGGAAGCGGTGA
- the ahcY gene encoding adenosylhomocysteinase, whose amino-acid sequence MSTPAEKLNNFDDYKVRDISLAGWGRKEINIAEGEMPALMKLREKYKTEQPLKGANIMGCIHMTIQTAVLIETLVELGANVRWSSCNIFSTQDQAAAAIAAQGIPVFAWKGETDEEYDWCLERTVGADVDGWAPNMILDDGGDLTALLHEKYPEILANCHGVTEETTTGVHRLQEMLREGTLKVPAINVNDAVTKSKNDNKYGCRHSLNDAIKRATDHLLSGKKALVIGYGDVGKGSAASLRQEGMIVKVTEADPICAMQACMDGFEVVSPYIDGVNTGTEAGVNRALLQNTDILVTTTGNMNVCDAHMLKALKPGAVVCNIGHFDNEIDTAFMRKNWEWDEVKPQVHIVYRDKATNDHLILLSEGRLVNLGNATGHPSRIMDGSFANQVLAQMYLFERKFADLPEDARQKGVYVQVLPKHLDEEVARAMVEGFGGVITKMTPEQAKYIGVPVEGPYKPESYKY is encoded by the coding sequence ATGAGCACTCCGGCAGAGAAACTGAACAATTTTGACGACTACAAAGTCCGCGATATCTCCCTGGCCGGCTGGGGGCGGAAGGAAATCAACATTGCAGAGGGCGAAATGCCCGCCCTGATGAAGCTCCGCGAGAAGTACAAGACCGAGCAGCCGCTGAAAGGCGCCAACATCATGGGCTGTATCCACATGACCATCCAGACTGCCGTGCTGATCGAAACCCTGGTAGAACTGGGTGCCAACGTGCGTTGGTCCTCGTGCAACATCTTCTCCACCCAGGATCAGGCCGCAGCTGCCATCGCGGCACAAGGCATTCCTGTGTTTGCGTGGAAAGGCGAGACCGATGAAGAGTACGACTGGTGCCTGGAGCGCACCGTGGGCGCCGACGTCGACGGCTGGGCACCGAACATGATCCTGGACGACGGCGGTGACCTGACCGCTCTGCTCCATGAAAAGTACCCGGAAATCCTGGCCAACTGCCACGGCGTGACAGAGGAAACCACCACCGGCGTGCACCGCCTGCAGGAAATGCTGCGTGAAGGCACTCTCAAGGTGCCGGCCATCAACGTGAACGATGCGGTCACCAAGTCCAAGAACGACAACAAGTACGGTTGTCGCCACAGCCTGAACGACGCCATCAAGCGCGCCACCGACCACCTGCTTTCTGGCAAGAAAGCACTGGTCATTGGCTACGGCGATGTGGGCAAAGGCTCCGCTGCTTCCCTGCGCCAGGAAGGCATGATCGTGAAAGTCACCGAAGCTGACCCGATCTGCGCCATGCAGGCCTGCATGGACGGATTCGAAGTGGTGTCTCCATACATTGACGGCGTGAACACCGGCACCGAGGCTGGCGTTAACCGGGCCCTGCTGCAGAACACCGACATTCTGGTGACCACCACCGGCAACATGAATGTGTGCGACGCCCACATGCTCAAGGCGCTGAAGCCTGGCGCCGTGGTGTGCAACATCGGCCACTTCGATAACGAGATCGATACCGCGTTCATGCGCAAGAACTGGGAATGGGACGAGGTGAAGCCGCAGGTTCATATTGTGTACCGCGACAAGGCCACCAACGACCACCTGATTCTGCTCTCCGAAGGCCGTCTGGTGAACCTGGGCAACGCTACCGGTCACCCGTCACGGATCATGGACGGCTCCTTTGCCAACCAGGTGCTGGCACAAATGTACCTGTTCGAGCGCAAGTTCGCCGACCTGCCGGAAGACGCGCGGCAAAAAGGTGTGTATGTACAGGTTCTGCCCAAGCACCTGGACGAGGAAGTGGCTCGGGCCATGGTGGAAGGTTTTGGTGGCGTGATCACCAAAATGACCCCGGAGCAGGCCAAATACATCGGCGTACCGGTCGAAGGCCCGTACAAGCCGGAAAGCTACAAGTACTGA
- a CDS encoding transporter substrate-binding domain-containing protein has product MSTKWLKTVGATLALTVAAGTASAETLKVVTDPSFVPFEMMDAETGKMIGFDMEIIREVADRAGFEIDLNTMDFNGIIPALQSGSVDIAIAGITITDEREEIVDFSNPYYDSGLRLLVRESNDEVKEFDDLEGKKIGTKIGSTSYDYLMKNLEADDGVTPYPGSADMYMALMSGAVDAVFYDAPNVGYFARTKGEGKVKTVGPLYEGQQYGIALVEGSEWVDEVNTALASMKEDGTYKKIYEEWFGAMPDDM; this is encoded by the coding sequence ATGAGCACGAAATGGCTGAAAACAGTAGGTGCCACCCTGGCCCTGACCGTGGCAGCAGGTACCGCCAGCGCAGAAACCCTCAAGGTGGTCACTGACCCGAGTTTCGTTCCGTTTGAAATGATGGACGCGGAAACCGGCAAGATGATCGGGTTTGATATGGAGATCATCCGCGAAGTGGCAGACCGTGCCGGCTTTGAAATCGATCTGAACACCATGGATTTCAACGGCATCATCCCGGCACTGCAATCCGGTAGTGTCGACATCGCCATCGCCGGCATCACCATCACCGACGAGCGCGAGGAAATCGTTGATTTCTCCAATCCGTACTACGATTCCGGTCTGCGTCTTCTGGTGCGCGAAAGTAACGATGAGGTCAAGGAATTCGATGATCTGGAAGGCAAAAAGATCGGCACCAAGATCGGCAGCACCAGCTACGACTACCTCATGAAGAACCTCGAAGCCGATGACGGTGTTACCCCCTACCCGGGCAGTGCCGACATGTACATGGCGCTGATGTCGGGCGCCGTCGACGCGGTCTTCTACGATGCGCCGAACGTGGGCTACTTTGCCCGCACCAAGGGTGAAGGCAAGGTGAAAACTGTTGGCCCCCTGTACGAAGGTCAGCAATATGGCATCGCCCTGGTTGAGGGCAGCGAATGGGTAGACGAGGTGAACACTGCCCTGGCCTCGATGAAGGAAGACGGCACCTACAAAAAGATCTACGAAGAGTGGTTCGGCGCCATGCCGGATGACATGTAA
- a CDS encoding amino acid ABC transporter permease, with product MESQFQFSWQAALNSIPILIEGIPYTLMISFGGLLIGFILGIFFGLLSINKYWFLKWPATAYIEIFRGTPILVQVLFIFYGLPDLIGTPINPLTAGIAAIALNSGAYISEVVRGGVQSIDKGQTEAGLSLGLSRTQTFWSVVWPQAFRRMVPPLGNQAIVSIKDTSLFSVIGVGELVRQGQIYIATTFQAFEVYFMVALLYLAITLSLSLILRFIERRGLVSV from the coding sequence GTGGAATCCCAGTTTCAGTTCAGCTGGCAAGCAGCCTTAAATTCGATCCCCATTCTGATTGAGGGGATCCCCTACACCCTGATGATTTCGTTTGGCGGCCTGCTCATTGGCTTTATCCTGGGCATCTTCTTCGGCTTGCTGAGTATCAACAAATATTGGTTCCTGAAGTGGCCGGCGACCGCGTACATCGAAATTTTCCGTGGTACGCCCATTCTCGTTCAGGTGCTGTTTATCTTCTACGGTCTGCCCGACCTGATCGGCACTCCCATTAACCCGTTAACCGCGGGTATTGCAGCGATCGCATTGAATTCCGGCGCCTATATCTCGGAAGTGGTCCGCGGGGGCGTTCAATCCATCGACAAGGGCCAGACCGAAGCGGGCCTCTCCCTCGGCCTGTCACGCACCCAGACCTTCTGGTCGGTCGTCTGGCCCCAGGCTTTCCGGCGCATGGTTCCGCCCCTCGGTAACCAGGCCATTGTCAGCATCAAGGACACCTCCCTGTTCTCGGTGATTGGCGTGGGCGAACTGGTTCGCCAGGGCCAGATCTACATAGCAACCACCTTCCAGGCGTTCGAGGTGTACTTCATGGTTGCGCTCCTGTATCTCGCGATCACCCTTTCACTGTCCCTGATTCTCCGCTTCATCGAGCGGCGTGGACTGGTCTCCGTCTGA
- a CDS encoding metalloregulator ArsR/SmtB family transcription factor yields MTSLNAHANNLASVDALAPIFKASGDPLRLEILRVLRRDTFGVLELSQLFDMRQSGMSHHLKVMNKAGLLEPQREGNAIFYRRPLHLDSDKPTDQTIRQIFEAVDRVPLPTQLQEKIEAIRNQRADQSQAFFSRHSEQFREQQELIAAFELYAEPVAELIRKRSRKHQWQTALEIGPGEGAFLPVLSGLCEHVVALDNSRDMLAKATRTCIDERLNNIDLIEGVTDTLLARGDAFDLVVANMVLHHVPSPADIFLDAAALMNNGGCLVISDLCSHDQDWTKENCGDLWLGFEPEELTAWASDAGLKAGEQLFIGLRNGFQIQVREFWKDSGQI; encoded by the coding sequence ATGACATCTCTGAACGCACACGCAAACAACCTGGCCTCCGTGGACGCACTGGCTCCGATCTTCAAGGCGAGCGGAGACCCCCTGCGCCTGGAGATCCTGCGGGTGCTGAGGCGGGATACTTTTGGGGTGCTTGAACTCAGCCAACTGTTTGATATGCGCCAGTCGGGCATGAGCCACCACCTGAAAGTGATGAACAAGGCCGGCTTGCTTGAGCCCCAGCGAGAGGGCAATGCAATTTTCTATCGCCGCCCCCTGCACCTGGACAGCGACAAGCCCACGGACCAGACCATCCGGCAGATTTTCGAAGCGGTTGACCGGGTGCCCCTGCCAACGCAGTTGCAGGAAAAGATTGAAGCCATCCGCAACCAGCGAGCCGACCAGTCCCAGGCGTTTTTCTCCCGGCACTCAGAGCAGTTCCGGGAGCAGCAGGAACTGATTGCCGCCTTTGAGCTATACGCCGAGCCGGTCGCAGAGCTGATCCGCAAGCGGTCACGGAAACACCAGTGGCAGACGGCCCTGGAAATCGGTCCCGGCGAGGGTGCGTTTCTGCCGGTGCTGTCAGGATTGTGCGAGCACGTTGTGGCCCTGGATAACAGCCGGGACATGTTGGCCAAGGCCACCCGCACCTGTATCGACGAACGGCTGAACAACATCGATCTGATCGAGGGCGTCACCGATACGCTGCTCGCCCGGGGCGATGCCTTTGACCTGGTGGTTGCCAACATGGTGCTGCACCACGTACCCAGCCCGGCCGACATTTTCCTGGATGCGGCGGCGCTGATGAACAACGGCGGCTGCCTGGTCATCAGTGACCTGTGCAGCCACGACCAGGACTGGACCAAGGAGAACTGCGGCGACCTGTGGCTCGGCTTTGAGCCGGAAGAACTGACCGCCTGGGCCTCCGATGCGGGCCTGAAGGCCGGAGAGCAGCTGTTTATCGGCCTGCGCAACGGCTTCCAGATTCAGGTTCGGGAATTCTGGAAGGACAGCGGGCAGATTTGA
- the metK gene encoding methionine adenosyltransferase, with amino-acid sequence MSDYNIFTSESVSEGHPDKLADQISDAVLDAILAEDPHARVACETMVKTGVAIVGGEITTSAWVDLEDLVRGVIKDIGYTSSTVGFDGDTCGVINIIGKQSVDIAQGVDRQKPEDQGAGDQGLMFGYASNETDVLMPAPITFSHRLVQRQAEARKSGLLPWLRPDAKSQVTCRYENGRVAGIDAVVLSTQHDEDVTQEDLKEAVMELIVKHALPAELLHKDTQFHINPTGKFVIGGPVGDCGLTGRKIIVDTYGGMARHGGGAFSGKDPSKVDRSAAYAGRYVAKNIVAAGLADKCEIQVSYAIGVAQPTSISLNTFGTGKISDDKIIELVRQHFDLRPYAITNMLDLLHPMYRATAAYGHFGREPYEMTVGGKTFTAFPWEKTDRAAALKDAAGI; translated from the coding sequence ATGTCTGACTACAACATCTTCACCTCCGAATCGGTCTCTGAAGGCCACCCGGACAAACTGGCTGACCAGATCTCTGATGCTGTCCTGGATGCCATCCTGGCGGAAGACCCCCACGCCCGGGTTGCCTGTGAAACCATGGTGAAAACCGGTGTGGCCATTGTCGGCGGAGAGATCACCACCAGCGCCTGGGTCGACCTGGAAGACCTGGTTCGCGGTGTGATCAAGGACATCGGCTATACCTCATCCACCGTGGGCTTCGATGGCGACACCTGCGGTGTGATCAACATCATCGGCAAGCAGTCCGTCGACATCGCCCAGGGCGTTGACCGCCAGAAGCCGGAAGACCAGGGTGCCGGGGACCAGGGCCTGATGTTCGGCTATGCCAGCAACGAAACCGACGTGCTGATGCCGGCGCCGATTACCTTCTCCCACCGTCTGGTTCAGCGCCAGGCGGAAGCCCGCAAGAGCGGCCTGCTGCCCTGGCTGCGCCCGGACGCGAAAAGCCAGGTCACCTGCCGCTACGAGAACGGCCGGGTTGCCGGTATCGACGCCGTGGTTCTGTCGACCCAGCACGACGAAGACGTGACCCAGGAAGACCTGAAAGAAGCGGTGATGGAACTGATCGTCAAGCACGCGCTGCCGGCAGAGCTGCTGCACAAGGATACCCAGTTCCACATCAACCCGACCGGCAAGTTCGTGATCGGTGGCCCGGTGGGCGACTGTGGTCTGACCGGCCGCAAGATCATCGTCGACACCTACGGCGGCATGGCGCGCCATGGTGGCGGCGCGTTCTCCGGCAAGGATCCGTCCAAGGTTGACCGCTCCGCCGCCTACGCCGGCCGTTACGTGGCCAAGAACATTGTCGCCGCCGGTCTGGCCGACAAGTGCGAGATCCAGGTGTCCTACGCCATTGGCGTGGCGCAGCCAACCTCGATCTCCCTGAACACCTTCGGCACCGGCAAGATCAGCGATGACAAGATCATCGAGCTGGTGCGCCAGCACTTCGATCTGCGGCCGTACGCGATCACCAACATGCTCGACCTGCTGCACCCGATGTACCGGGCCACCGCAGCCTACGGCCACTTCGGCCGTGAGCCTTATGAGATGACCGTCGGTGGCAAGACCTTCACCGCGTTCCCATGGGAGAAGACTGATCGGGCGGCGGCTCTGAAGGATGCCGCTGGTATTTGA
- a CDS encoding substrate-binding periplasmic protein: MSLALLLSLAFPVAGRELLLVGPPWPPYLDDTDSHKGFATEIVEAALKASGYDNITVRLQPWRRVMWNARNQAADGLVGIWHTKEREALVAFSQPYFLSPIVALLPAGTDLAPRHVNDLAGLRIAYREGARFGAGFDQADTLNKLPVGTISNVVQMVAKGRVDAGIEDKLVAKAFVEANPTVKSKVRLSAPLLMQPLYFGVVRGKPHSEELLEHFNRGLNIIRLNGEYGQILRAYGLSDALAPSQVPERYSE, from the coding sequence GTGTCGCTGGCGCTTTTGCTCTCTTTGGCGTTCCCTGTTGCCGGTCGCGAGCTCTTGTTGGTAGGCCCACCCTGGCCACCTTATCTGGACGATACTGACTCCCACAAAGGCTTTGCCACCGAGATTGTGGAAGCGGCCCTGAAAGCGTCAGGCTATGACAATATTACGGTACGACTCCAGCCTTGGCGACGGGTCATGTGGAACGCCCGTAACCAGGCAGCAGACGGCTTGGTCGGCATATGGCATACAAAGGAGCGTGAAGCACTGGTAGCATTCAGCCAGCCCTACTTTCTCAGCCCGATCGTCGCTCTTTTACCTGCAGGAACCGATCTGGCCCCCCGGCACGTCAACGATCTTGCCGGGCTAAGGATTGCTTATCGGGAGGGGGCGCGCTTCGGGGCCGGTTTCGATCAGGCCGATACCCTGAATAAACTGCCTGTCGGCACAATTTCAAACGTCGTTCAAATGGTCGCCAAGGGCCGGGTCGATGCGGGTATTGAAGACAAGCTGGTCGCCAAGGCCTTTGTCGAGGCCAACCCCACCGTGAAGAGTAAGGTTCGCTTGTCAGCCCCGCTGCTCATGCAGCCCCTGTACTTCGGCGTGGTAAGAGGCAAACCCCACAGCGAAGAGCTGCTGGAACACTTCAATCGGGGACTCAATATAATCCGGCTCAATGGGGAGTATGGGCAAATACTGCGGGCTTATGGCCTGAGTGACGCTCTGGCACCCTCGCAGGTTCCGGAACGGTATTCAGAGTGA
- the tkt gene encoding transketolase encodes MPSRKDLANAIRALSMDAVQKAKSGHPGAPMGMADIAEVLWNDYLSHNPANPQWANRDRFVLSNGHGSMLQYSLLHLSGYDVSIDDIKNFRQLHSKTPGHPEYGYTPGIETTTGPLGQGIANAVGFAIAEKSLAAQFNRPGHEIVNHYTYAFLGDGCLMEGISHEVSSLAGTLGLGKLILFYDDNGISIDGEVDGWFTDNTPQRFESYGWQVIPAVDGHDPEAVRAAIEAGRANTGQPTLICCKTIIGFGSPNKQGKESCHGAPLGDDEIALTREQLGWQYGPFEIPADIAKAWNAREKGAAAQSEWEQKFAAYEKAEPELAAEFKRRMAGDLPADFAEKAQAYIQECQDKGETVASRKASQNTLNAYGPLLPELMGGSADLAGSNLTIWSGTKGLTKEDASGNYIYYGVREFGMAAIMNGIALHGGFVPYGATFLIFMEYCRNAVRMAALMKQRSIFVFTHDSIGLGEDGPTHQPIEQMASLRTTPNMSMWRPADTVESAVAWKAALERTDGPTAMVFSRQGLPAQPRNAQQLADVAKGAYVLSDSEGTPDLILIATGSEVGLAQDAADKLREQGKKVRVVSMPSTDVFDAQSAKYKQQVLPLDVTNRIAIEAGIADYWYKYVGLDGRIIGMTTFGESAPAGELFKEFGFTVDNVLEVAAELLDA; translated from the coding sequence ATGCCGTCTCGTAAAGATCTCGCCAACGCCATTCGCGCGCTGAGCATGGATGCGGTTCAGAAAGCCAAATCCGGCCACCCGGGTGCGCCCATGGGTATGGCGGATATCGCCGAGGTTCTGTGGAACGATTACCTGAGCCACAACCCGGCCAACCCTCAGTGGGCCAACCGGGACCGCTTCGTGCTGTCCAACGGTCATGGCTCCATGCTGCAGTACTCGCTGCTGCACCTGAGCGGTTACGACGTTTCCATTGACGACATCAAGAACTTCCGCCAGTTGCACTCAAAAACCCCGGGGCATCCCGAGTACGGTTACACGCCGGGCATTGAAACTACCACCGGTCCCCTGGGCCAGGGCATTGCCAACGCGGTGGGCTTTGCGATTGCCGAGAAGTCGCTGGCCGCGCAGTTCAACCGTCCGGGGCACGAGATTGTTAACCACTACACTTACGCGTTCCTGGGCGATGGCTGCCTGATGGAAGGTATTTCCCACGAAGTGTCGTCCCTGGCCGGCACCCTGGGCCTGGGTAAGCTCATCCTCTTCTATGATGACAACGGCATTTCCATCGATGGCGAAGTTGACGGCTGGTTTACCGACAACACGCCGCAGCGCTTCGAGTCCTATGGCTGGCAGGTGATTCCTGCAGTCGACGGCCACGATCCGGAGGCCGTTCGCGCAGCCATCGAGGCAGGTCGTGCCAATACCGGGCAGCCCACCCTGATCTGCTGCAAGACCATCATCGGCTTTGGTTCGCCCAACAAACAGGGCAAGGAAAGCTGCCACGGCGCGCCGCTGGGTGATGACGAAATCGCCCTGACCCGAGAGCAACTGGGCTGGCAGTATGGCCCGTTCGAGATCCCGGCCGACATTGCCAAAGCCTGGAATGCCCGTGAGAAAGGTGCCGCAGCTCAGTCCGAATGGGAGCAGAAGTTCGCCGCCTACGAGAAGGCCGAGCCCGAGCTGGCTGCAGAATTCAAGCGCCGAATGGCCGGTGACCTGCCCGCCGATTTTGCCGAGAAAGCCCAGGCCTATATCCAGGAGTGCCAGGACAAGGGCGAGACCGTCGCCTCCCGCAAGGCGTCCCAGAACACTCTGAATGCCTACGGCCCGCTGCTGCCGGAACTGATGGGTGGCTCTGCCGACCTGGCCGGTTCCAACCTGACCATCTGGTCTGGCACCAAGGGGCTGACCAAAGAAGATGCGAGCGGTAACTACATCTACTATGGCGTGCGTGAATTCGGCATGGCCGCCATCATGAATGGCATCGCCCTGCACGGTGGTTTCGTGCCCTACGGCGCAACTTTCCTGATCTTCATGGAATACTGCCGTAACGCCGTGCGCATGGCCGCGCTGATGAAGCAGCGCTCCATCTTCGTGTTCACCCACGATTCCATCGGCCTGGGCGAAGACGGCCCGACTCACCAGCCGATCGAGCAGATGGCCAGCCTGCGCACCACGCCCAACATGAGCATGTGGCGTCCGGCGGACACCGTTGAATCCGCAGTGGCCTGGAAAGCCGCTCTTGAGCGCACCGATGGCCCGACCGCCATGGTGTTCTCCCGGCAGGGCCTGCCGGCCCAGCCGCGCAATGCCCAGCAGTTGGCGGACGTGGCCAAGGGCGCCTATGTCCTGTCAGACAGCGAAGGCACCCCGGATCTGATCCTGATTGCCACCGGCTCTGAAGTCGGTCTGGCCCAGGATGCGGCCGACAAGCTGCGTGAGCAGGGCAAAAAGGTTCGCGTGGTTTCCATGCCCTCCACTGACGTGTTCGATGCCCAGAGCGCTAAGTACAAGCAGCAGGTACTGCCGCTCGACGTGACCAACCGCATCGCCATTGAAGCCGGCATCGCCGATTACTGGTACAAGTACGTGGGCCTGGACGGCCGCATCATCGGTATGACCACCTTTGGTGAGTCTGCGCCTGCGGGTGAGCTGTTCAAGGAGTTCGGCTTTACCGTCGACAATGTCCTGGAAGTGGCTGCGGAACTGCTGGACGCCTGA
- a CDS encoding amino acid ABC transporter ATP-binding protein, translated as MTDIVKMKGMNKYFGKLHVLKDIDLTVAKGEVVVIIGASGSGKSTLIRCVNGLEEFESGQLEVDGHPLAPKSGNPKSLADIRKEVGMVFQQFNLFPHLTVKKNIMLAPRKVKDASETIANATAERLLNRVGIASQADKYPSHLSGGQQQRVAIARALAMEPRLMLFDEPTSALDPEMIGEVLDVMRELAKEGMTMMVVTHEMGFAREVADRVIYIHEGQIVEQGKPDDVFDNPQNERTQAFLSRVLAH; from the coding sequence ATGACTGATATCGTCAAAATGAAGGGCATGAACAAGTACTTTGGTAAGCTGCATGTCCTGAAAGATATAGACCTGACCGTTGCCAAGGGCGAGGTTGTGGTGATTATCGGCGCCAGTGGCTCCGGCAAGTCCACCCTGATCCGCTGCGTGAATGGCCTGGAGGAATTCGAATCCGGTCAACTGGAAGTGGATGGCCATCCGCTGGCCCCCAAGAGCGGCAACCCGAAATCCCTGGCCGATATCCGCAAGGAAGTGGGCATGGTGTTCCAGCAGTTCAACCTGTTCCCGCACCTGACGGTGAAAAAGAACATCATGCTGGCGCCGCGGAAGGTCAAGGATGCGTCGGAAACCATCGCCAACGCCACCGCGGAGCGGCTGCTCAACCGGGTAGGCATTGCCAGCCAGGCCGACAAATACCCCAGCCACCTGTCCGGCGGCCAGCAACAGCGGGTCGCCATCGCCCGGGCCCTGGCCATGGAACCCCGGCTGATGCTGTTCGACGAACCCACCTCAGCGCTCGACCCGGAAATGATCGGCGAAGTGCTGGACGTCATGCGCGAACTGGCCAAAGAAGGGATGACCATGATGGTCGTGACCCACGAGATGGGCTTCGCCCGGGAAGTGGCCGACCGCGTGATCTACATTCACGAAGGTCAGATCGTTGAACAGGGCAAACCGGACGATGTGTTCGACAACCCGCAGAATGAACGCACCCAGGCGTTCCTTTCACGGGTGCTGGCGCACTGA